The Patescibacteria group bacterium genome contains the following window.
GTAGGACGATTTTTCTATCACGGTGGGGATGAGATAAAGGTTGCGGGGGTTTGTGGTAGCCATAAGTTTTATATATTTAATGCTTCATGAGACAGCACTAGGATATCATTACTTGGGTTTTGCTTCAACAAGGTGGCAAATATACAGTTTGTTTGCCACATGGAAACGTGTCGTACGATGAGGAGACATTCGTGATTGATGATATTTTATCCCCTGTTCATCCCAAATAGGGCGTAGTAAGATGACGTAATAGAAAAAAAGTAAAAATAATAAAAATCGTTGCTTGTTTCTTAATCAAGAGGCAAGCGTTGACAATTTAAAATGGAGGAAAATGAAAGATGGAAAAAGTAAGTTTTGGATTAATAGCTTCAGAGGGTATTAAACTACGAATGGCTCATGTTGCCCAGTGCGGTCAGCACTGCCATTCAGAGAATTTTAGACAGAAAAGGAGTTGAAAGCAGATGATAATAAAAATGTATAAAACAAGAATTGGAGATGACCCGCGTGCGACTCAGCTGCTTCGACAGTTGCAAAGAGTGGGCTATCCTGATCTCAGGGGAGTCTGTATCGAGGACGTGTTATGCATTGAAGGGGATCACCTCGATAAAGGAATAAGGGATGAAATTGTGAGGTTATTTTGTAACCCTGTCGTGGAAAAGGTCTCGTTTCAATCGAAATTACTTGAGGTAAGAGAGGTGAGATATCAGCGAGCGATAACGGATCCAGAATGGTCCTCCTTGAAGCACGCCATTGATGCCCTTGGATTAAAAGGTATCCAATGGGTACGACTCTCCACCCGATATAAGTTAGTCGGGGTTGATAAAGAGGCTGAGCAAGAAATTACTAGCAGATGGCTTTACAACCCGCAGGTGCAAACCATTATTGCACCGGGAGTAGAGTGGTCAACGCTCATGCCACAGGGACAAACTGGGGGTGTATCAGAATATGACATATCCCATATGAACCTTGCGGAAATGAAGCATCTCTCGAAGAATCGTCGTCTATTCCTCTCGCCGAAACAGCTTCTTGCGATTCATAGTTTTTTTAAAAAAGAGGGACGCATAATCCGTGATGCCGAGCTTGAGATGGTAGCCGCGGCGTGGGGAGACCATTGTAGCCATACCACTTTAAGAGCGCTCGGGCTCTTGGAATGTATCCAAGAAGCTACCCGGCGTATAAACCACCCGCTGGTAGTATCTTGTTTTAAGGACAATGCGGGGGTGATGAGATTCTACGGTGGCTGGGCTATCAATTTCAAGGGTGAAACTCATATATCCCCCACGTTCGCTGGTTCTCCTTATGGGGGGATCATGACGAAGCACGGAGGTGTTATTCGCGATGTCATCTTCACGGGACAAGGCGGATGGCCATTCGCGGGCACCACGATTATGGGTATCTGTGATCCACGGATGCCGTGGGAACAATTACCAAAAGGCGCTATCCATCCACGAACCGTGCTCTTGGAGTCAATTCGTGGGACGGGACAATACACCAATCCCATGGGTATTCCCATGGCTTGGTCGCAGTACATGATTCATTCGAACAACGTAAAGGGATTTGCGCTTGGGCATTCAATAGGCATCATCCCTGAATCGCGCGCGCAGAAAGGTGAACCGCAACCGGGCGATTTCGTGGTGCTGATTGGCGGAGACACTGGCATCGACGGGATTCATGGTGCGACAGTCAGTTCGGCTGCGTCGACCCATGAAACCACCACCGTGGACGCTGCTCACGTTCAGATAGGAATGCCGATTGAAGAGAGAAAGTGCATGGAGGTGATACCCATACTCCGTGACGCTGGTTGTATTCGCGCGTGCACTGATTGCGGCGCGGCTGGCCTAAGCTCGGCAGTGGGCGAAATGGGTGAAGGGACAGGCGTGTGGATTAACCTCGCCTGGGTACCCTTGAAGTGCGTCAGTATGCTGCCTTGGCAAGTATGGCTT
Protein-coding sequences here:
- a CDS encoding AIR synthase-related protein; the protein is MYKTRIGDDPRATQLLRQLQRVGYPDLRGVCIEDVLCIEGDHLDKGIRDEIVRLFCNPVVEKVSFQSKLLEVREVRYQRAITDPEWSSLKHAIDALGLKGIQWVRLSTRYKLVGVDKEAEQEITSRWLYNPQVQTIIAPGVEWSTLMPQGQTGGVSEYDISHMNLAEMKHLSKNRRLFLSPKQLLAIHSFFKKEGRIIRDAELEMVAAAWGDHCSHTTLRALGLLECIQEATRRINHPLVVSCFKDNAGVMRFYGGWAINFKGETHISPTFAGSPYGGIMTKHGGVIRDVIFTGQGGWPFAGTTIMGICDPRMPWEQLPKGAIHPRTVLLESIRGTGQYTNPMGIPMAWSQYMIHSNNVKGFALGHSIGIIPESRAQKGEPQPGDFVVLIGGDTGIDGIHGATVSSAASTHETTTVDAAHVQIGMPIEERKCMEVIPILRDAGCIRACTDCGAAGLSSAVGEMGEGTGVWINLAWVPLKCVSMLPWQVWLSESQERGVLCIPPAKLAEAMGILTDYGVPATAIGIFTDTKRCQVIYNAELNHTQWLSDPIPAMDGMIVVDLPYSFLTGYSPLPDIQVKEPMHQDKPFFPPVPDSETQWIDLIQRHLGHFNLSDQSGAAHQYDQTVQGNTVMTYMGGKGERMPDELFVTTPVRGRRWACGIANAVNQFYGDIDPAGLGKLMMAQAVTKLVAAGFRIDNITYCANLYTPSVLDSPENAWKLVQLVKHGYVPASEELRVPVITGKDSSSGTFFGKNGERIDAPLTLDVLAVGRLINAFQLIPKAFAKPGDQLVLYTPGLKKINLGGSVLLDLFGARGDALPEVDLLKLRSGLTRYHRMLTRLQWQKQIHSRSAVAEGGLIRRLFEMSIGSGLGCTISLESDPLLWMFGELNGAILFASSNGNWRDFLSNGNCHLLGEVSDVPIIEVNHRSKQLFRCPTDLLATQWLNTFKEVVL